The proteins below come from a single Terriglobales bacterium genomic window:
- a CDS encoding sigma-70 family RNA polymerase sigma factor has protein sequence MVGQVSSRVDDSLLIREAQRGSRVAFEELVRQYDKAVLRLALHLTGSESDAQDIYQEAFLKAYKNLGTFRFECSFYTWIYRIVTNLCLDHLRKRTTRKEDAHVATAEDGSEYDLLDHVSDDRAGANPEHDLMSRELGARIHRALGKLTPRERLVFELKHYQGLKLRTIGEMLSTTEETAKNTLFRATQKLRGTLADMR, from the coding sequence ATGGTGGGTCAGGTTTCGAGCCGCGTGGACGACAGCCTGCTAATCCGGGAAGCGCAACGCGGCAGCCGCGTGGCCTTCGAGGAGCTGGTGCGGCAGTACGACAAGGCGGTGCTGCGCCTGGCCCTGCACCTGACCGGCTCGGAGAGCGACGCCCAGGACATCTACCAGGAGGCCTTCCTGAAGGCCTACAAGAACCTGGGGACGTTCCGCTTCGAGTGCTCGTTCTACACCTGGATCTACCGCATCGTGACCAACCTGTGCCTGGACCATCTGCGCAAGCGGACGACGCGCAAGGAGGACGCGCACGTGGCCACCGCCGAGGACGGCAGCGAGTACGACCTGCTCGACCACGTCTCCGACGACCGCGCCGGCGCCAACCCCGAGCACGACCTGATGAGCCGGGAGCTGGGCGCCCGCATCCACCGCGCTCTGGGCAAGCTGACCCCGCGGGAGCGCCTGGTGTTCGAGCTCAAGCACTACCAGGGGCTGAAGTTGAGGACCATCGGCGAGATGCTCTCGACCACGGAAGAAACGGCGAAGAACACGCTCTTCCGGGCTACGCAGAAGCTGCGCGGCACGCTCGCCGACATGAGGTGA
- a CDS encoding zf-HC2 domain-containing protein — protein MNCEWVKANIVLYLYQELADDARHELEQHVERCPGCAAEMRDAREFQEKMSSLPVAEPSPNLLAASRLRLNEGLETAEQGAWWSRWVFDLGGWMRQAKLAPALVTAVFMVGFAGGILATWQVTHRPNAGPGDNSTAQASIAGINDITQVPGTNQVQIKYDTLQPQSVQGSLDNPQIQQLLLYAARANANSGVRINATNILAQNSQDNQVREALMFSLRYDKNPGVRLKALDGLSPYVKDDIRVRNAVLEALMNDANQGVRSEAIHLLQPVRADSSVRQALVTLAAQDKNDYIRSEAKRILASTAQID, from the coding sequence ATGAACTGCGAATGGGTGAAGGCCAACATCGTCCTGTACCTGTACCAGGAGCTCGCCGACGACGCGCGCCACGAGTTGGAGCAGCATGTGGAGCGCTGTCCCGGGTGCGCCGCGGAGATGCGCGACGCGCGCGAGTTCCAGGAGAAGATGTCGTCGCTACCGGTGGCCGAGCCTTCCCCCAACCTGCTGGCCGCCTCCCGCCTGCGCCTGAACGAGGGGCTGGAGACCGCCGAGCAGGGCGCCTGGTGGTCGCGCTGGGTCTTCGACCTGGGTGGCTGGATGCGCCAGGCCAAGCTGGCCCCCGCCCTCGTGACCGCGGTCTTCATGGTGGGCTTTGCCGGCGGCATCCTGGCCACCTGGCAGGTGACCCACCGGCCGAACGCCGGTCCCGGAGACAACTCCACGGCCCAGGCTTCCATCGCCGGCATCAACGACATCACTCAGGTCCCCGGCACCAACCAGGTGCAGATCAAGTACGACACGCTGCAGCCGCAGTCGGTGCAGGGCTCGCTCGATAATCCCCAGATCCAGCAACTGCTGCTCTACGCGGCCCGTGCCAACGCCAACTCCGGGGTGCGCATCAATGCCACCAACATCCTGGCGCAGAATTCCCAGGACAACCAGGTGCGCGAGGCGCTGATGTTCTCGCTGCGCTACGACAAGAACCCCGGGGTGCGGCTGAAGGCGCTGGACGGGCTCAGCCCCTACGTGAAGGACGACATCCGGGTGCGCAACGCGGTGCTGGAGGCGCTGATGAACGACGCCAACCAGGGCGTGCGCTCCGAGGCCATCCACCTGCTGCAGCCGGTGCGCGCCGATTCCAGCGTGCGCCAGGCATTGGTGACCCTGGCCGCGCAGGACAAGAACGACTACATCCGCTCGGAGGCCAAGCGCATCCTGGCCTCGACCGCACAGATCGACTGA